The following proteins come from a genomic window of Campylobacter coli 76339:
- a CDS encoding Flagellar basal-body rod modification protein FlgD — MATTSWNNNLNWTNTSTAATTSTSTASDTSSTSSSGLTSNPNATLDKDAFLKLLLIELQHQDPTDPMDSDKMLTQTSQLSALEMQQNTNTTMQKMVETMQLLSNSFSTSMSTSAIGAIGKMATVSDNKIKLTGSDEIIALKMYLPEDSDENGVTLEVYDSNNKLVFSEKSGEQSVSQGLFTMEWPGRNNDGVYAGDGEYTVKMVYNNKNGEKITANYGTYPIEGIVFKEGIAYAKMAGQEVPFDAISEITDYKLSSSSSSGSSSSGGDSSGDSSGSTEDSDEEEKA, encoded by the coding sequence ATGGCAACAACAAGTTGGAATAATAACCTTAATTGGACAAATACAAGCACTGCTGCTACCACTAGCACAAGCACTGCTTCAGATACAAGTTCAACTAGTAGTTCAGGTCTTACTTCTAATCCAAATGCAACGCTTGATAAAGATGCGTTTTTAAAACTTCTTTTGATCGAGCTTCAGCACCAAGATCCAACTGATCCTATGGATAGTGATAAAATGCTTACGCAAACTTCTCAATTGTCAGCGCTTGAAATGCAACAAAATACAAATACTACCATGCAAAAAATGGTTGAAACTATGCAATTACTTTCAAATTCTTTTAGCACAAGTATGAGTACTTCAGCTATCGGAGCTATAGGAAAGATGGCAACTGTTTCAGATAACAAAATCAAGCTTACAGGTTCAGATGAGATTATCGCACTTAAAATGTATTTGCCTGAGGATTCGGATGAAAATGGGGTTACTTTGGAAGTATATGATAGCAACAACAAGCTTGTATTTAGTGAAAAAAGTGGCGAACAATCTGTTTCTCAAGGGCTCTTTACGATGGAATGGCCAGGAAGAAATAACGATGGCGTTTATGCGGGTGATGGCGAATATACTGTTAAAATGGTTTATAACAATAAAAATGGCGAAAAAATCACTGCAAATTATGGTACTTACCCTATAGAAGGAATTGTTTTTAAAGAGGGTATTGCTTATGCAAAAATGGCGGGTCAAGAAGTTCCTTTTGATGCTATATCAGAAATCACTGATTATAAATTAAGTTCTTCTAGCAGCAGTGGAAGCAGTAGTTCAGGAGGTGACTCAAGTGGAGATTCTTCAGGATCTACAGAAGATAGCGATGAAGAAGAAAAGGCTTAA
- a CDS encoding Flagellar hook protein FlgE, whose product MMTSFYNGVSGVKTNSFGIDVYANNIANVNTTGFKYSDAQFKDIFYSTITTQSTNPAQGGYGSGAASSQVVFEQGSPVASEGEFDVALQGKGFFGVLGADGETYYTRNGAFRRDAAGNLVDSYGNFVLGTMNPAFAGVSYSDRVAGLMGDYLNTGTPVNNGFTVNSSDPFNIGTTGSQGAIKVPVNMYLPPQVTQNVKWSGSLNTNTTTEVVKVDLDPAKFNVQKTEDGKYVVSGSVSKEDVFSAKAGDRILLNFIDDNGVKTSFEATLDENLNFKSNELDLKGLDPNSVKLETAQISTEQQKANKDILESPVYNADGSKSTLRVTLERVLPQEGDNIQYKAIAQIYDSNGEAVGEPTEGSMVFDKNGALLQNNITSIANPNGGTINIDLGTPYDANKPGSGYSGIYIKEGVAKNVVTQQDGIAEGFFEQYNISDDGSIVAQFSNGKNAIVGKLALYNFINEQGLAAMGDNIFAATANSGDASFIMKNGEVVNTATFKGGFLEQSNVDLSVELSNLIVTQKAFDASSKSITTSDQMIQKAINMKR is encoded by the coding sequence ATGATGACTTCATTTTATAATGGCGTTTCAGGAGTTAAAACCAATAGCTTTGGTATAGATGTTTATGCGAACAATATCGCAAATGTCAATACCACAGGCTTTAAATACTCAGATGCGCAATTTAAAGACATTTTTTATAGCACCATAACAACCCAATCCACTAACCCTGCCCAAGGAGGCTATGGAAGTGGTGCGGCTTCTTCTCAAGTCGTTTTTGAACAAGGTTCACCTGTAGCAAGTGAGGGTGAATTTGATGTGGCGCTTCAAGGAAAAGGTTTTTTTGGTGTTTTAGGAGCTGATGGAGAGACTTACTATACACGAAATGGAGCCTTTAGAAGGGACGCTGCTGGAAATTTAGTGGATTCTTATGGAAATTTTGTCTTAGGGACTATGAATCCTGCTTTTGCTGGGGTAAGTTATAGCGATAGAGTTGCAGGACTTATGGGGGATTATCTTAATACAGGAACCCCTGTAAATAATGGTTTTACCGTAAATTCAAGCGATCCTTTTAACATAGGAACAACAGGATCTCAAGGAGCGATTAAGGTTCCTGTGAATATGTATTTGCCTCCCCAAGTAACACAAAATGTAAAATGGAGTGGAAGTTTAAATACAAATACGACTACAGAAGTGGTTAAAGTCGATCTTGATCCTGCGAAATTTAATGTCCAAAAGACTGAAGATGGTAAATATGTAGTGAGTGGCAGCGTAAGCAAAGAAGATGTGTTTAGCGCTAAGGCAGGCGATAGAATACTTTTAAATTTTATCGATGATAATGGAGTAAAGACAAGCTTTGAAGCTACTTTGGATGAAAATTTGAATTTTAAAAGCAATGAGCTTGATTTAAAGGGTCTAGATCCTAATAGCGTAAAACTTGAAACAGCGCAAATTTCAACAGAGCAACAAAAGGCTAATAAAGATATATTAGAATCCCCTGTTTATAATGCAGACGGAAGCAAAAGTACTCTTAGGGTGACACTTGAGAGGGTTTTACCTCAAGAGGGTGATAATATACAATATAAAGCTATCGCGCAAATTTATGATTCTAATGGCGAAGCAGTGGGCGAGCCAACAGAGGGAAGTATGGTTTTTGATAAAAATGGAGCCTTGCTTCAAAACAATATCACAAGTATTGCAAATCCAAATGGCGGAACTATCAATATAGACTTAGGCACTCCTTATGATGCCAATAAGCCAGGTTCAGGCTATAGTGGAATTTATATCAAAGAAGGGGTTGCAAAAAATGTTGTAACACAGCAAGATGGTATAGCTGAAGGGTTTTTTGAGCAATACAATATCTCTGATGATGGTAGTATAGTTGCGCAATTTAGCAATGGTAAAAATGCCATAGTAGGAAAACTTGCTTTATATAATTTCATCAACGAGCAAGGATTAGCTGCTATGGGTGATAATATTTTTGCTGCAACGGCAAATAGCGGAGATGCTAGTTTTATCATGAAAAATGGGGAAGTTGTCAATACGGCTACATTTAAAGGTGGATTTTTAGAGCAATCTAATGTGGATTTAAGTGTAGAATTATCCAATCTTATCGTAACCCAAAAAGCTTTTGATGCAAGCTCTAAAAGTATCACTACAAGCGATCAAATGATACAAAAGGCTATCAATATGAAAAGATAA
- a CDS encoding Hemerythrin-like iron-binding protein, with product MEAITWSRDFSIKNMQLDEQHELIFKITSLANDLALKVQDNNELHKDELKQILAKLFQYIKIHFRDEEKFMENIDFPLIEEHRKSHQILLKKTKELLEHSDDLVKISQELSLLTKNWILEHFANEDLWIAEYTNKAMHLQEVHYNLGQYIKLKSIKQDLSNEKTYNYVCNCFLHSHEVPQTIHQELTYKENALKCEKCNQILVHLDDCDLDQNCKQLNHIFEKIIENHNFAKERE from the coding sequence ATGGAAGCTATCACATGGAGTAGAGATTTTAGTATTAAAAATATGCAATTGGATGAACAACACGAGCTTATTTTTAAAATAACCAGCCTTGCAAACGACTTGGCGCTAAAAGTTCAAGACAATAACGAATTACATAAAGATGAACTAAAACAAATTCTTGCAAAGTTGTTTCAATATATAAAAATTCACTTTAGAGATGAAGAAAAATTCATGGAAAATATTGATTTTCCATTGATTGAAGAACATAGAAAATCACACCAAATTTTATTAAAAAAAACAAAGGAGCTTTTAGAGCATTCAGACGATCTTGTAAAGATATCACAAGAACTTTCCTTGCTAACCAAAAATTGGATTTTAGAACATTTTGCAAATGAAGATTTATGGATAGCTGAGTATACAAACAAGGCAATGCATCTTCAAGAAGTTCATTACAATCTAGGGCAGTATATAAAATTAAAATCCATCAAGCAAGATCTAAGCAACGAAAAGACTTATAATTATGTTTGCAATTGTTTCTTGCACTCACATGAGGTTCCACAGACAATACATCAAGAACTTACCTATAAAGAAAATGCTTTAAAATGTGAAAAATGCAATCAAATTCTAGTGCACTTAGATGATTGTGATTTAGATCAAAACTGCAAACAGTTAAATCATATCTTTGAGAAAATAATCGAAAACCACAATTTTGCAAAAGAGAGGGAATAA
- a CDS encoding tRNA-specific 2-thiouridylase MnmA, with product MKILVAMSGGVDSTVTAYKLKNAGHEVIGCYMKLHGKPNYHEENIKKVEKVANFLQIPYHILDLQEDFKNKVYMPFVDTYKEGKTPNPCALCNRFIKLGKLLEFAKSLGCEKLATGHYARLENNLIRTAVDESKDQSYFLASADKEALKYLIFPLGEMKKEDVKKFASTIEVLKSFATQKESSEICFVEDTYVQVLDQFMDTKIPGEVLDSSGKVVGKHEGYMHYTIGKRRGFEVRGAHEPHFVLKINPKQNQIIVGTKEELKINEFKLKNINLFIDAKELDCEVKIRYRSKSTPCKVIISDDKSASISLKESVYGLASGQMAVFYDDDKVIASGFIE from the coding sequence ATGAAAATTCTAGTCGCTATGAGTGGTGGGGTCGATAGCACAGTCACTGCTTATAAACTCAAAAATGCAGGACATGAAGTTATAGGCTGCTATATGAAACTTCATGGCAAACCTAATTATCACGAAGAAAATATCAAAAAAGTAGAAAAAGTTGCAAACTTCTTACAAATTCCCTATCATATTTTAGATTTACAAGAAGATTTTAAAAATAAAGTTTATATGCCTTTTGTAGATACTTACAAAGAAGGCAAAACGCCTAATCCTTGTGCTTTATGCAATCGCTTTATTAAGCTTGGAAAACTCTTAGAATTTGCTAAAAGTTTAGGCTGTGAAAAGCTTGCTACAGGACATTATGCAAGACTTGAAAACAATCTTATCCGCACAGCTGTTGATGAAAGCAAGGATCAAAGCTATTTTTTAGCCAGTGCGGACAAAGAAGCTTTAAAATACCTCATCTTTCCATTAGGGGAAATGAAAAAAGAAGATGTGAAAAAATTTGCTTCTACCATAGAAGTTTTAAAATCATTTGCAACTCAAAAAGAAAGTTCTGAAATTTGCTTTGTTGAAGATACTTATGTGCAAGTTTTAGATCAATTTATGGATACTAAAATTCCAGGAGAAGTGCTAGATAGTAGCGGTAAGGTTGTAGGAAAACACGAAGGCTATATGCACTACACCATAGGCAAAAGACGCGGTTTTGAAGTGCGCGGGGCTCACGAACCACATTTTGTTTTAAAGATCAATCCTAAACAAAATCAAATCATCGTTGGCACCAAAGAAGAATTAAAAATCAATGAATTTAAACTCAAAAATATCAATCTTTTCATCGATGCAAAAGAGCTTGATTGCGAAGTAAAAATCCGCTATAGATCAAAATCCACCCCATGCAAAGTCATTATAAGTGATGATAAAAGCGCAAGCATTTCTTTAAAAGAGAGTGTTTATGGCTTAGCGAGTGGACAAATGGCAGTATTTTACGATGATGATAAAGTCATTGCAAGCGGATTTATAGAATAA
- a CDS encoding Predicted Rossmann fold nucleotide-binding protein, possible lysine decarboxylase: MDTKISQDLEKFVNIPNLKNAITFFGSARLKEDSFYYQEAKKLANLCVENGFCVISGGGGGIMCAANAGAAKCKNNIDSIKSVGFNILLPFEQKLNDFVEYNITFESLAIRKMALIEKSLAFVIFPGGFGTLDELCEVLTLKQLGFKKNVPIILFGSEFWQGFDEFVRNSLLKLEVISKGDELKYEITDDLDYIINTLKEL, from the coding sequence ATGGATACTAAAATAAGCCAAGATTTAGAAAAATTTGTTAATATACCAAACCTCAAAAACGCCATAACTTTTTTTGGTTCTGCAAGATTAAAAGAAGATAGTTTTTATTATCAAGAGGCTAAAAAATTAGCCAATTTATGTGTAGAAAATGGCTTTTGCGTCATTAGTGGCGGAGGTGGGGGCATTATGTGTGCAGCTAATGCAGGCGCTGCCAAATGCAAAAACAATATCGATTCTATAAAATCAGTGGGTTTTAATATACTTTTGCCTTTTGAGCAAAAATTAAACGATTTTGTAGAATATAATATAACTTTTGAGAGCTTAGCCATACGCAAAATGGCTCTTATTGAAAAGAGTCTAGCTTTTGTGATTTTCCCAGGCGGCTTTGGAACACTTGATGAATTGTGTGAAGTGCTTACACTAAAACAACTTGGATTTAAAAAAAATGTTCCTATTATCTTGTTTGGGAGTGAATTTTGGCAAGGCTTTGATGAGTTCGTCAGAAATTCTTTGCTAAAACTTGAAGTCATTTCCAAAGGAGACGAGTTAAAGTATGAAATCACTGACGATTTAGATTATATAATCAATACTTTAAAGGAACTCTAA
- a CDS encoding Flagellar motor switch protein FliN, which translates to MINEFLKLFTNECTSTIEGLTGKSAEFSEYKEFDVSSQDTLKPPLVYATFNIKNGGKIGILAGAVLMSAIGEWMMGEEEISKNDQLGPDEMDAAKEAIQNIISAFSTTLGAQKDIPKMDFEISSCDFVAENVDFKDFTKLYFFDVKIEDLNEQISLIMDQALHNILSGKPADDANAQSGANTESKAFEISEELKNINLIMDVRLPVRVRIGNKKMLLKDVLTMDIGSVVELNQLANDPLEVLIGDKRIAYGEVVIVDGNFGVQITEIGSKKERLEQLR; encoded by the coding sequence ATGATCAATGAATTTTTAAAATTATTTACAAACGAATGTACAAGCACTATAGAAGGACTTACAGGAAAAAGCGCAGAATTTAGCGAATATAAAGAATTTGATGTTTCATCTCAAGACACACTCAAACCCCCTCTTGTTTATGCAACCTTTAACATAAAAAATGGAGGAAAAATAGGCATATTAGCAGGTGCTGTGCTTATGAGTGCTATTGGTGAATGGATGATGGGTGAGGAAGAAATTTCCAAAAACGATCAATTAGGCCCTGATGAAATGGATGCTGCTAAAGAAGCGATTCAAAATATCATTTCAGCTTTTTCTACCACTTTGGGCGCACAAAAAGATATACCAAAAATGGATTTTGAGATCAGCTCTTGTGATTTTGTAGCAGAAAATGTTGATTTTAAAGATTTTACAAAACTTTATTTCTTTGATGTTAAGATAGAAGACTTAAACGAGCAAATTTCTTTAATCATGGATCAAGCTCTTCATAATATCTTAAGCGGTAAGCCTGCAGATGATGCTAATGCACAATCTGGCGCAAACACCGAAAGTAAAGCATTTGAGATAAGCGAAGAGCTTAAAAATATCAATCTTATCATGGATGTGCGTTTGCCTGTGCGCGTAAGAATAGGCAATAAAAAAATGCTCTTAAAAGATGTTTTAACCATGGATATAGGCTCAGTAGTGGAGCTTAATCAACTTGCAAATGATCCACTTGAAGTATTGATCGGCGATAAAAGAATCGCTTATGGCGAAGTGGTAATCGTCGATGGAAACTTCGGTGTTCAAATCACAGAAATTGGCTCTAAAAAAGAAAGATTAGAGCAATTAAGATAA
- a CDS encoding Flagellar motor switch protein FliM, producing MAEILSQEEIDALLEVVDDNTDTPTASDSKDGKDERNIVVYDFKRPNRVSKEQLRTIKGIHDKLARNLASQISSMMRSIVETKLHSVDQMTYGEFLMSLPSPTSFNVFSVKPLDGNCVLEINPSIAFPMIDRLLGGQGDSYEASRELTDIELNLLDSILRIIMQRLKESWATVTEIYPSIEAKESSPNVVQIVSQNEIVIMVVMEIIIGNSSGMVNICYPVVHLESILSRLANRDIMMGETSAKKSRNKELKTLIGRAEVVYEAILGKTLINVHEFLELKQGDILRLDREADDKAIVSIDKKDVFLAQIGLHRFRKSIKILELIRTDKDEIKEILERYEEERKAKASVYDEPEDTEDEEI from the coding sequence ATGGCAGAAATACTCTCCCAAGAAGAAATTGACGCTCTACTTGAAGTTGTCGATGATAATACTGATACACCTACAGCCTCTGATTCAAAAGATGGAAAAGATGAAAGAAATATAGTCGTATATGACTTTAAGCGTCCAAATAGGGTATCTAAAGAACAGCTTAGAACAATCAAAGGCATACACGACAAACTAGCAAGAAATTTAGCTTCTCAAATTTCATCTATGATGAGAAGTATTGTTGAAACCAAACTTCACTCGGTGGATCAAATGACTTATGGTGAGTTTTTGATGTCCCTACCAAGCCCTACAAGCTTCAACGTCTTTTCCGTAAAACCTCTTGATGGAAATTGCGTTTTAGAGATTAACCCAAGTATTGCTTTCCCTATGATAGATAGGCTTTTAGGGGGTCAAGGCGATAGCTACGAAGCTTCACGAGAGCTTACCGATATAGAGCTTAATTTGCTCGATTCGATTTTGCGTATCATCATGCAAAGACTTAAAGAAAGCTGGGCTACAGTAACTGAAATTTACCCTAGTATAGAAGCTAAAGAGTCAAGTCCCAATGTTGTGCAAATCGTATCACAAAACGAAATCGTTATCATGGTGGTAATGGAAATCATCATAGGGAATTCAAGCGGCATGGTAAATATTTGCTATCCTGTTGTACATCTAGAAAGTATCTTAAGCCGTTTAGCAAATCGCGATATTATGATGGGTGAAACTTCAGCTAAAAAATCGCGTAACAAAGAGCTTAAAACCCTCATCGGTCGCGCTGAAGTAGTTTATGAAGCGATTTTAGGAAAAACCCTTATCAATGTTCATGAATTTTTAGAGCTCAAACAAGGTGATATCTTAAGACTAGACAGAGAAGCTGATGATAAAGCTATAGTAAGTATAGATAAAAAAGATGTATTCTTGGCACAAATTGGCTTACATCGCTTTAGAAAATCCATCAAAATTCTTGAGCTTATACGCACTGATAAAGATGAGATTAAAGAAATTCTAGAAAGATATGAAGAAGAGCGAAAGGCAAAAGCTAGCGTTTATGATGAGCCTGAAGATACGGAGGATGAAGAAATATGA
- a CDS encoding RNA polymerase sigma factor for flagellar operon: MQKEPPKAYAQMIKDEQDQLVLSYMPALRAMAFRLKERLPSSIDVNDLISIGVEEMIKLSRRYDKEQNDSFWGFARKRVNGAMLDFLRSLDVMSRNNRKIIKDIDILIDEYFREHEEEPDDEYLAQKLNLDVEKIKEVRTAHAISYTLPIDDQLELYNEDDTLEKLEKEQLLEKIHEVLEDLKERDQLIIQLYYYEELSLKEISEILEISESRISQIHKKLLKKLRERLV, from the coding sequence ATGCAAAAAGAGCCGCCTAAAGCTTATGCTCAAATGATAAAAGATGAACAAGATCAGCTGGTTTTATCTTATATGCCTGCGCTTCGTGCGATGGCTTTTAGGTTAAAAGAGCGCTTGCCTTCTAGTATCGATGTAAACGATCTTATCAGCATTGGTGTTGAAGAGATGATCAAGCTTTCACGCCGCTACGATAAAGAACAAAATGATAGTTTTTGGGGATTTGCTAGAAAGCGTGTTAATGGCGCTATGCTTGATTTTTTGCGTTCTTTGGACGTAATGAGTCGTAACAACCGTAAAATTATTAAAGATATTGATATCTTAATCGATGAATATTTTAGAGAGCACGAAGAAGAGCCTGATGATGAATATCTAGCTCAAAAGCTTAATTTGGATGTAGAAAAGATTAAAGAAGTGCGCACCGCACATGCTATTAGCTATACCCTACCGATCGATGATCAATTAGAGCTTTATAATGAAGATGATACTTTAGAAAAATTAGAAAAAGAACAACTTTTAGAAAAAATTCATGAAGTATTAGAAGATCTTAAAGAACGCGATCAACTCATTATCCAACTTTATTATTATGAAGAACTCAGCCTTAAGGAGATCAGTGAAATTTTAGAGATTAGCGAAAGTAGAATTTCACAAATTCATAAAAAACTTTTAAAAAAACTTAGAGAAAGGCTAGTGTAA
- a CDS encoding Motility integral membrane protein, translating into MRPENYVAFFTVCGFFIGLAFSIISIEEAFDILIFTCFITFMFYVFIHIAIMNFIDIKKISGRIFNKHDYEKTSNNIINDLVIREKKMDIILEKLNEEREELKKNESKERRKNAKRAA; encoded by the coding sequence ATGAGACCTGAGAATTATGTAGCATTTTTTACCGTTTGCGGATTTTTTATAGGATTAGCTTTTAGTATTATTAGCATAGAAGAAGCTTTTGATATTTTGATTTTTACATGTTTTATTACTTTTATGTTTTATGTTTTTATACATATTGCTATTATGAATTTTATCGATATCAAAAAAATCAGCGGACGAATTTTTAATAAACATGATTATGAAAAGACTAGCAATAATATCATAAACGATTTAGTCATTCGTGAAAAGAAAATGGATATAATCTTAGAAAAGCTTAACGAAGAAAGAGAAGAGCTTAAGAAAAACGAATCAAAAGAAAGACGCAAAAATGCAAAAAGAGCCGCCTAA
- a CDS encoding Flagellar synthesis regulator FleN, with protein MNNQANKLRSLMSQNGTKKSQNTHFIAITSGKGGVGKSTISANLANVLANHGYKVGLFDADIGLANLDVILNVRIQKNLLHVLRGECSLEDILIEVKPNLWLIPGESGDEILKYNDKNIYERFLNQASILDELDFLIIDTGAGIGGNILNFLEMSDEVVVVTVPDPAAITDAYATIKTTSKTKENLLMLFNVVKNENEALKVFENIKKVADANIKNRLNLEFLGHLSASKDVSSSIKKRTLFTDENSASSDELKALASKLLYRLERKVLDNVTSRSFSNFFRKIIERF; from the coding sequence ATGAATAATCAAGCCAATAAACTCCGTAGCCTTATGAGCCAAAATGGAACCAAAAAATCACAAAATACTCATTTTATAGCGATTACAAGCGGAAAAGGTGGGGTAGGTAAAAGTACTATCAGTGCAAATTTGGCAAATGTACTGGCCAATCATGGGTATAAAGTAGGACTTTTTGATGCAGATATTGGTTTGGCAAATCTTGATGTTATTTTAAATGTTCGTATTCAAAAGAATCTTTTACATGTTTTGCGCGGAGAATGCTCTTTAGAAGATATTTTAATCGAAGTAAAACCTAATCTATGGCTCATCCCTGGTGAAAGCGGCGATGAAATTTTAAAATACAATGATAAAAATATTTATGAAAGATTTTTAAACCAAGCAAGCATTTTAGATGAGCTTGATTTTCTTATCATTGATACAGGTGCGGGAATAGGAGGAAATATACTGAATTTCTTAGAAATGTCAGATGAAGTTGTAGTAGTAACCGTTCCCGATCCTGCTGCGATTACCGATGCATATGCAACCATTAAAACTACTTCTAAGACAAAAGAAAATTTATTGATGCTGTTTAATGTTGTAAAGAATGAAAATGAGGCTTTGAAGGTTTTTGAAAATATTAAAAAAGTTGCTGATGCAAATATAAAAAATCGTTTAAATTTAGAATTTTTAGGACACTTAAGTGCCTCAAAAGATGTAAGTAGTAGTATTAAAAAACGCACCCTATTTACAGATGAAAATTCTGCTTCAAGTGATGAACTTAAAGCCCTAGCTTCCAAGCTTTTGTATAGATTGGAACGGAAAGTGCTTGATAATGTCACAAGTCGAAGTTTTTCAAATTTCTTTAGGAAAATCATCGAACGATTCTAA
- a CDS encoding Flagellar biosynthesis protein FlhF, translating into MGQLIHTFTVEDTEQIIPKVKEDYGDKALIITNKQIRPKTLNRSALYEVMVAIEESDYEEHLKKMGKSLPSKKPIAKTIEKQNLEEKVNTSIPKNNEDEDVILDFSNTRANLAKTKTNDTNYQGFPQSKINPNPTMGFNDFKERLSEVSNEISKVTNTPLVDNYAPNPNYNKKIENFEKQINKLNDKIDLLADMMWDEKAEARNNLIIPPEFATIYKKAKESGMLEKHLEAIMKATIENMPAAMKTNKDAVQRYFYSLLRNILPCRVESEIKKQKIMMLVGPTGVGKTTTLAKLAFRYAYGDKRYKTGIITLDTYRIGAVEQLFQYAKMMKLPIIDSIEPKDLDEAIRSLNNCEVILVDTIGNSQYDQNKLAKTKEFLMHSNAEIDVNLVVSANTKHEDLMEIYKNFSFLNIDTLIITKFDETKVFGNIFSLIYETNIPLSFFSIGQEVPDDIEVANSDFLVRCILEGFNKGKDNE; encoded by the coding sequence ATGGGACAACTTATCCATACCTTCACTGTAGAAGATACAGAGCAAATTATCCCAAAAGTGAAAGAGGATTATGGTGACAAAGCTTTAATTATCACCAACAAGCAAATTCGTCCCAAAACACTTAACCGTAGCGCTCTTTATGAAGTAATGGTTGCTATAGAAGAGAGTGACTATGAAGAGCATTTGAAAAAAATGGGAAAATCCCTACCCTCTAAAAAACCCATTGCCAAAACTATAGAAAAACAAAATCTTGAAGAAAAAGTCAATACTTCAATACCAAAAAATAATGAAGATGAAGATGTTATCCTTGATTTTTCAAATACTAGAGCAAATTTAGCAAAAACCAAAACTAACGATACTAATTACCAAGGCTTTCCACAAAGCAAAATCAATCCTAATCCCACCATGGGCTTTAATGATTTTAAAGAGCGCTTAAGTGAAGTAAGCAATGAAATTTCAAAAGTAACTAATACCCCTTTAGTGGATAATTATGCGCCCAATCCAAACTACAACAAAAAAATAGAGAATTTTGAAAAACAAATCAACAAACTCAATGATAAAATCGATTTACTCGCAGATATGATGTGGGATGAAAAAGCAGAAGCTCGTAACAATCTTATCATCCCACCTGAATTTGCAACCATTTACAAAAAAGCTAAAGAAAGCGGCATGCTTGAAAAGCATTTAGAAGCCATCATGAAAGCCACTATAGAAAATATGCCTGCAGCTATGAAAACAAACAAAGACGCTGTGCAAAGATATTTTTATTCTCTTTTGAGAAATATTTTGCCTTGTAGAGTAGAAAGCGAAATTAAAAAACAAAAAATCATGATGCTTGTAGGCCCAACAGGAGTTGGAAAAACCACAACTCTAGCAAAGCTAGCTTTTCGTTATGCTTATGGAGATAAACGCTATAAAACAGGTATAATCACCTTAGACACTTATAGAATTGGTGCTGTAGAGCAACTTTTCCAATATGCAAAAATGATGAAACTTCCTATCATCGATAGCATAGAACCAAAAGATTTAGATGAAGCGATTAGAAGTCTTAACAATTGCGAAGTAATTTTAGTCGATACCATAGGAAATTCACAATACGATCAAAACAAACTTGCTAAAACAAAAGAATTCCTCATGCATTCAAATGCTGAAATCGATGTTAATCTAGTTGTTTCTGCTAATACCAAACATGAAGATTTGATGGAAATTTACAAAAATTTTTCATTTTTAAATATCGATACCCTCATCATCACCAAATTTGATGAAACCAAAGTCTTTGGAAATATTTTTTCTTTGATTTACGAAACTAATATCCCACTAAGTTTTTTCTCTATAGGACAAGAAGTTCCTGATGATATAGAAGTAGCTAATAGTGATTTTTTAGTTCGCTGTATCTTAGAAGGTTTTAACAAAGGAAAAGATAATGAATAA